From Asterias amurensis chromosome 3, ASM3211899v1, a single genomic window includes:
- the LOC139935179 gene encoding twisted gastrulation protein homolog 1-A-like, producing MIDRHYLTLALLAILWACAIGHIIGCNENRCASEVSKCQLIGSCGCRYEAENCSCCLNCSRCLADYWEECCSCTGLCRAQGQSPIPEWRLSTLLELTPLPSLFQALTSLEASQDPNLRWIAMPLTLKEQGLLIMPPGKTMEEEESPIFSSVNSTGLEECVVAYMDDCTSLGKCENTCRSMGAARQRWFHNGCCECVGSSCLSYGKNEPQCKECPIEDY from the exons ATGATCGACAGACACTATTTGACCCTTGCCCTCCTGGCCATCCTCTGGGCTTGCGCGATTGGTCACATCATCGGTTGCAATGAGAACCGCTGCGCTTCAGAGGTCAGTAAGTGTCAACTCATCGGCTCCTGCGGCTGCAGGTACGAGGCTGAAAACTGCAGCTGCTGTTTAAACTGCTCACGTTGCTTGGCTGATTACTGGGAGGAGTGCTGCAGTTGTACTG GTCTGTGTAGAGCTCAAGGTCAAAGTCCAATTCCAGAATGGCGTCTGAGCACTCTTCTTGAGCTGACTCCGCTACCGTCTCTCTTCCAAGCTCTGACCAGCTTAGAAGCTTCACAGGACCCTAACCTGAGATGGATAGCGATGCCACTCACCCTGAAAGAACAAGGGCTACTTATTATGCCTCCTG GGAAGACAATGGAGGAGGAAGAGTCACCCATCTTCAGCAGCGTCAACTCCACCGGATTGGAGGAATGCGTCGTTGCTTACATGGACGACTGTACATCCCTTGGTAAATGCGAGAATACATGCCGTTCCATGGGTGCCGCTAGACAGCGTTGGTTTCATAACGGCTGCTGCGAGTGCGTTGGCTCATCCTGTTTGAGTTATGGCAAGAACGAACCGCAGTGTAAGGAGTGCCCCATTGAAGACTACTGA